In Dioscorea cayenensis subsp. rotundata cultivar TDr96_F1 chromosome 11, TDr96_F1_v2_PseudoChromosome.rev07_lg8_w22 25.fasta, whole genome shotgun sequence, a single genomic region encodes these proteins:
- the LOC120271715 gene encoding vacuolar protein sorting-associated protein 52 A-like, whose product MNILIFCEDAFLFLVKIIFNDAFRYTVADWWQTAELDAAVSKLTKFVEDIIVLPGMVDIIVDEEVSEEYLKTLESLSKQLKFPEVDSMVKPSKALKDVQSELEKASATEQSQGFELDEIMLVTTNGETFFQKVFEFIVQKYMP is encoded by the exons ATGAATATCTTAATTTTCTGTGAGGATGCTTTTCTCTTTTTggtaaaaatcatttttaatgatGCTTTTAGGTACACAGTGGCTGACTGGTGGCAAACTGCTGAGTTAGAT GCTGCCGTATcaaaattgacaaaatttgttgaAGACATTATTGTTCTGCCAGGAATGGTTGATATAATTGTTGATGAAGAG GTCAGTGAAGAGTACTTAAAGACTCTAGAATCACTAAGCAAACAGTTGAAATTTCCTGAAGTTGATTCCATGGTTAAACCATCAAAAGCTCTAAAAGATGTTCAGTCAGAACTGGAAAAGGCTTCAGCAACAGAGCAGTCTCAAGGTTTTGAACTAGATGAAATAATGCTTGT aACCACTAATGGTgaaactttctttcaaaaggTATTTGAGTTCATTGTGCAAAAATACATGCcttga
- the LOC120272538 gene encoding vacuolar protein sorting-associated protein 52 A-like, giving the protein MEKLQLDIATSSDLIGVETRSTGLFLRGREPLKNRSAVFALGDRINILKEIDQPALIPHTAEVNSQRYPYEVLFRSLHKLLIDTAASEYLFCDDFFGEESIFYEIFAGPFAVLDEHFNVVLPNCYDALGLMLMIHIIHQQQMVMFRRQIPCLDSYLDKVNISLWSRFKLVFDMHLNSLRNANVSTLWVDDVHPHYVMRRYAEFIASLVHLNVEHGDGQLDLNFERLEMAIDDLLIKLAKTFTKPKLQTAFLINNYDLIVAVLMNVPGGGRTMIYFGKLLESNICIFAEEMLLENFNDLIKFLNSCGAGESSSGAEKP; this is encoded by the exons ATGGAGAAATTACAGCTGGATATAGCAACATCAAGTGATTTGATTGGGGTTGAGACCAGGAGCACAGGACTTTTCTTAAGAGGGAGAGAACCTTTGAAGAATCGTTCAGCTGTTTTTGCATTGGGGGATAGGATTAACATTTTAAAG GAAATTGATCAGCCGGCATTGATCCCACATACAGCTGAAGTGAATTCTCAAAGATATCCATATGAAGTTTTGTTTAGGAGCCTGCACAAACTTCTGATAGATACTGCTGCTTCTGA ATATCTTTTTTGTGATGATTTCTTTGGAGAAGAATCTATATTCTATGAAATCTTTGCAG gacCATTTGCTGTTCTTGATGAACATTTCAATGTGGTACTTCCAAATTGTTATGATGCCCTTGGTTTGATGCTTATGATACACATCATTCATCAGCAGCAG ATGGTCATGTTCAGGCGGCAAATTCCATGCTTGGATTCATACCTCGACAAG GTCAATATTTCTTTGTGGTCTCGTTTCAAATTGGTATTTGATATGCATCTCAACAGTCTACGAAATGCCAATGTAAGTACATTATGGGTAGATGATGTCCATCCTCACTATGTAATGCGGCGCTATGCTGAATTCATAGCATCCCTTGTGCACCTCAACGTTGAACATGGAGATGGTCAG CTTGATCTGAACTTTGAAAGATTAGAAATGGCAATTGACGACCTGCTCATTAAGCTCGCCAAAACTTTCACAAAGCCAAAGTTGCAAACCGCATTCCTGATAAACAACTATGATCTGATAGTTGCTGTATTGATG AATGTACCTGGAGGTGGAAGAACAATGATATACTTTGGGAAACTGCTAGAAAGCAACATTTGCATATTTGCC GAAGAAATGCTGCTTGAGAATTTCAACGATCTAATCAAATTTCTGAATTCATGTGGCG CCGGAGAATCAAGCTCCGGTGCAGAGAAGCCTTAG